One window from the genome of Pseudonocardia hierapolitana encodes:
- a CDS encoding AraC family transcriptional regulator produces the protein MFLPDGFPGQRLRVLPRPLVASALRRPPTSGLLVTDAGYFPRAANHGRRRAEGAPEAIVIVCVDGYGRCEAGGRTTTLGPGHALVLPPGRPHVYIADPERPWTIWWLHAAGTQVPELLSVIAPDGRETLVELHDAYRAVATIDDAIACFERDETLPSLISAAGAGWALLAQLAADVAAGGPQRTEPVRQAQDYLRRNFAKPLSVAELARTAGLSPSHFSALFRAATGGGVVEYTKRLRMARARELLITSSRDIGDIAEAVGYTDAFYFSRQFRTVHGCSPSEYRSEHRQGGG, from the coding sequence GTGTTCCTGCCCGACGGCTTCCCCGGCCAGCGGCTGCGCGTGCTCCCCCGGCCGCTGGTCGCCTCGGCCCTGCGCAGGCCGCCGACGTCGGGGCTGCTCGTCACCGACGCCGGCTACTTCCCGCGCGCGGCGAACCACGGCCGACGTCGGGCGGAAGGCGCGCCGGAGGCGATCGTGATCGTCTGCGTCGACGGCTACGGCCGCTGCGAGGCGGGTGGCCGCACGACGACGTTGGGGCCGGGGCACGCGCTCGTGCTGCCGCCGGGCAGGCCGCACGTCTACATCGCCGACCCGGAACGCCCATGGACGATCTGGTGGCTGCACGCGGCCGGCACGCAGGTGCCGGAGCTGCTGTCGGTCATCGCACCGGACGGGCGGGAGACCCTCGTCGAGCTGCACGACGCGTACCGCGCCGTCGCGACCATCGACGACGCCATCGCCTGCTTCGAGCGCGACGAGACGCTCCCCAGCCTGATCTCGGCGGCCGGGGCCGGGTGGGCGCTGCTCGCCCAGCTGGCCGCCGACGTGGCGGCGGGCGGCCCGCAGCGCACGGAGCCGGTCCGCCAGGCGCAGGACTACCTGCGCCGCAACTTCGCCAAGCCGCTCAGCGTGGCCGAGCTCGCGCGCACGGCGGGCCTGTCCCCATCGCACTTCTCGGCGCTCTTCCGCGCGGCCACGGGCGGCGGCGTGGTCGAGTACACCAAGCGGCTGCGGATGGCCCGGGCCCGGGAGCTGCTGATCACCTCGTCCCGGGACATCGGGGACATCGCCGAGGCCGTCGGCTACACCGACGCCTTCTACTTCTCGAGACAGTTCCGCACCGTGCACGGGTGCAGCCCGAGCGAGTACCGGAGCGAACACCGTCAGGGAGGAGGCTGA
- a CDS encoding type II toxin-antitoxin system VapC family toxin: MIIVDTNVLVALTDRDDQHHALCRSWLGTTESPLLVPSTVLAEACYLIDRELGPETEAAFLDDVGTSPDYPYRLVELVNSDLRRMAELVRQYADRRLGGTDASVVAIAERVGATTVATLNRRDFDNLRPKHAAALDIVPARR, from the coding sequence GTGATCATCGTCGACACGAATGTTCTCGTGGCGCTCACCGATCGGGACGACCAGCACCACGCGCTATGCCGAAGCTGGCTCGGAACAACGGAATCTCCACTGCTCGTACCGTCCACGGTACTGGCCGAGGCTTGCTACTTGATCGACAGAGAGCTCGGGCCGGAGACGGAAGCAGCGTTCCTCGACGATGTCGGCACGAGCCCCGACTATCCCTACAGGCTCGTGGAGCTCGTGAACTCGGATCTTCGCCGGATGGCTGAACTGGTCCGTCAGTACGCGGACCGGCGGCTCGGCGGCACGGACGCATCGGTCGTCGCCATCGCCGAGCGCGTCGGGGCGACCACTGTCGCCACTCTGAACCGGCGCGACTTCGACAATCTCAGGCCGAAGCACGCCGCAGCGCTCGATATCGTTCCGGCGCGACGGTAG
- a CDS encoding DUF3054 domain-containing protein, which yields MSSWRVSALAIVADLVAVVVFAAIGRMSHGEPDDLLGLLGTAAPFLLGVVVMWSMPVVRANPVGVRAALAVWAGTAVIGLLVRAGFTWSLPPSFAVVTAVSLAVLMLGWRALSSAVSMRARQRALH from the coding sequence ATGTCGTCCTGGCGGGTATCCGCGCTCGCGATCGTGGCCGATCTCGTCGCCGTCGTGGTGTTCGCCGCCATCGGCCGGATGAGCCACGGGGAGCCCGACGACCTGCTCGGTCTGCTCGGCACGGCGGCGCCCTTCCTCCTCGGCGTCGTGGTGATGTGGTCCATGCCGGTGGTGCGCGCCAATCCCGTCGGCGTGCGCGCCGCGCTCGCCGTCTGGGCGGGCACGGCCGTCATCGGGTTGCTCGTGCGTGCGGGCTTCACCTGGAGCCTCCCGCCGAGCTTCGCCGTGGTCACCGCCGTCTCACTCGCCGTCCTGATGCTGGGGTGGCGGGCGCTCTCGTCCGCGGTGTCGATGCGGGCCCGCCAGCGCGCGCTGCACTGA
- the map gene encoding type I methionyl aminopeptidase produces the protein MPARTLLTPGTVSPTRPVPAHIARPEYVGKKRPERSSDPWVQTPDVVERMRVAAKIAAQALEVGGRAVAPGVTTDEVDRVVHEFLVAHDAYPSTLGYKGFPKSCCTSLNEVICHGIPDSTVIQDGDIVNIDVTAYIGGVHGDTNATFLAGNVSEEDRLLVERTREATMRAIKAVRPGRELNVIGRVIESYAKRFGYGVVRDFTGHGIGRSFHSGLVVLHYDEPSVDTVLEPGMTFTIEPMITLGTIDYDIWDDGWTVVTKDRARTAQFEHTVLVTTDGVEILTLP, from the coding sequence ATGCCCGCCCGCACCCTGCTCACCCCCGGCACCGTGTCGCCGACCCGGCCGGTGCCCGCGCACATCGCCCGCCCGGAGTACGTCGGCAAGAAGCGTCCCGAGCGCAGCTCGGACCCGTGGGTGCAGACGCCCGACGTGGTCGAGCGCATGCGGGTGGCCGCGAAGATCGCCGCGCAGGCGCTCGAGGTCGGCGGGAGGGCGGTGGCGCCGGGCGTCACCACCGACGAGGTCGACCGCGTGGTGCACGAGTTCCTCGTCGCCCACGACGCCTACCCGTCCACGCTGGGCTACAAGGGCTTCCCCAAGTCGTGCTGCACCAGCCTCAACGAGGTGATCTGCCACGGCATCCCGGACTCCACCGTCATCCAGGACGGCGACATCGTCAACATCGACGTCACCGCCTACATCGGCGGCGTCCACGGCGACACGAACGCCACGTTCCTCGCCGGGAACGTGAGCGAGGAGGACCGCCTCCTCGTCGAGCGCACCCGCGAGGCCACGATGCGGGCGATCAAGGCGGTGCGCCCCGGCCGCGAGCTGAACGTGATCGGGCGGGTGATCGAGTCCTACGCCAAGCGGTTCGGCTACGGCGTGGTCCGCGACTTCACCGGCCACGGCATCGGCCGTTCGTTCCACAGCGGCCTCGTCGTGCTGCACTACGACGAGCCGAGCGTCGACACCGTGCTGGAGCCGGGCATGACGTTCACGATCGAGCCGATGATCACCCTCGGCACGATCGACTACGACATCTGGGACGACGGCTGGACCGTCGTCACGAAGGACCGTGCCCGTACCGCTCAGTTCGAGCACACGGTGCTGGTCACGACCGACGGGGTGGAGATCCTCACGCTGCCGTGA
- the lepB gene encoding signal peptidase I, translating into MFGWSSRQAGSSDVAEVGEPRSDDQAAPPRERTGRRLRRGPVLVLVALLVLALLPVLVARIYVIPSGSMERTLHGCPGCDNDRVLVDKVTYRFSAPEPGDVVVFTLPDSWTSSELQVPSGSGNPVLDAVRRIGALAGLTSHTADETVYVKRVIAVGGQTVACCDQRNRIIVDGVTVDEPYLYFLPEAGPLRQAAFGPARVPDGELWVMGDSRNDSVDSRAVGNGPVPLSQVIGKAMFVVWPFDRIGWIR; encoded by the coding sequence GTGTTCGGCTGGTCGAGCCGCCAGGCGGGAAGCAGCGACGTGGCCGAGGTCGGCGAACCTCGTTCCGATGACCAGGCCGCGCCGCCGCGTGAGCGGACGGGGCGGCGGTTGCGGCGCGGCCCGGTGCTGGTCCTCGTCGCGCTGCTGGTGCTGGCGCTCCTCCCGGTGCTCGTCGCGCGGATCTACGTCATCCCGTCCGGTTCGATGGAGCGGACGCTGCACGGCTGTCCCGGCTGCGACAACGACCGCGTCCTGGTCGACAAGGTGACCTACCGGTTCTCCGCCCCGGAGCCGGGCGACGTCGTGGTGTTCACCCTCCCGGACAGCTGGACCAGCAGTGAGCTGCAGGTCCCGTCCGGCAGCGGCAACCCGGTCCTGGACGCCGTGCGCCGGATCGGCGCCCTCGCGGGGCTGACCTCCCACACTGCGGACGAGACCGTGTACGTCAAGCGCGTGATCGCGGTCGGCGGGCAGACCGTGGCCTGCTGCGACCAGCGCAACCGGATCATCGTCGACGGCGTCACCGTGGACGAGCCCTACCTCTACTTCCTGCCTGAGGCAGGACCTCTGCGGCAGGCCGCGTTCGGGCCCGCCCGCGTCCCCGACGGCGAGCTGTGGGTGATGGGCGACAGCCGCAACGACTCGGTCGACTCGCGAGCCGTCGGCAACGGCCCGGTCCCGCTCTCGCAGGTCATCGGCAAGGCCATGTTCGTGGTGTGGCCGTTCGACCGCATCGGCTGGATCCGCTGA
- a CDS encoding DUF5107 domain-containing protein, whose protein sequence is MLEGESRLQLPDRPAALADAGVAAWRERVTIDSYLPEPPDRYPAYLDRRVYQGSSGRVYPLPFHDRISATGAPHEWDAVHLENRWLRIMVLPELGGRIHVGYDRSAGYDFFYRNRVIKPALVGLAGPWIAGGVEFNWPQHHRPATFLPTDVEIEQEPDGSVTVWCSDHDPFARMKGMHGVRLRPDRATVELRVRLYNRSELTQTFLWWANVAARVHDEYQSFFPRDVRVVADHAKRAVTAFPAADRPYYGIDYPARRATGGDRLDWYRNIPVPTSYMCGSREGFFGGYDHAARAGFVHVADPYTAVGKKQWTWGNAAFGHAWDRNLSDDGAAYVELMAGVFTDNQPDFSFIAPGETKVFSQVWYPIQEIGPVHAATVDAAVRVDVEPDGVRVGLAVTAERPGCRIRLEDASGAVLAEVGADVAPGAPHRSRIALDVPERLLLRVLHGDAELVTWDSRVPDAPDVVPATEPPAPQDVASVEELALIGAHLEQYRHATRSPEPYWREAIRRDPGHLASCVGLAGRAYRRAEFAEAEALLTAAVDRLTALNANPADTTALYLLGLVLERQGRAGEAYARYAAASWARAWRAPAGYRMARLDAAEGRDAAALDRLADVRRAEPEHLQARALTALLLRRTGRHEEADALVRDTLALDPLDWWSRDLAGHPLTTDAQTCLDVALEYAGVGETEAALRVLGVAAEREAHRPLGQTAAGPLIEYHRGDLGEDVTGTADATWCFPSRLDDVAVLERADPADARALALLGHWRYAVGRPADAIAAWRASASLDPSDPVVWRNLGLAAWNHLGDADEARAAYDRALAVAGPDARLVFESDQLDARRGVPPERRLDRLQDVRGLVETRDDATVALAHLLLTAGRLEEARALLLGRTFQPWEGGEGEVLRAWDRLCRLAAARPGASAVAAIDAALDPPASLGEARHPLASTAALQLLRGDALAAAGDADAARAAWELAARDGDFLAMSADPHSEATYSSVLALRRLGRDAEAVRRTDSLRLWVDALDAAPATVDYFATSLPSMLLFAEDPTQARRRRVEFLRAQLDVLDGAPDRARARLDVLLHDDPHHLEALELAGALHPLLEEAR, encoded by the coding sequence GTGCTCGAAGGAGAGTCCCGGCTGCAGCTCCCGGACCGGCCCGCCGCACTGGCGGACGCGGGAGTTGCCGCGTGGCGGGAGCGCGTGACGATCGACAGCTACCTGCCCGAGCCGCCCGATCGTTACCCCGCCTACCTGGACCGCCGCGTCTACCAGGGTTCGTCGGGCCGGGTGTACCCGCTGCCGTTCCACGACCGGATCAGCGCGACCGGCGCGCCGCACGAGTGGGACGCGGTCCACCTGGAGAATCGCTGGCTGCGGATCATGGTGCTGCCCGAGCTCGGCGGGCGCATCCACGTCGGGTACGACCGCAGCGCGGGCTACGACTTCTTCTACCGCAACCGCGTGATCAAGCCCGCCCTCGTGGGGCTGGCCGGCCCGTGGATCGCGGGCGGGGTGGAGTTCAACTGGCCGCAGCACCACCGCCCGGCCACGTTCCTGCCCACCGACGTCGAGATCGAGCAGGAGCCGGACGGGTCGGTCACCGTCTGGTGCTCCGACCACGACCCGTTCGCGCGCATGAAGGGGATGCACGGTGTCCGGCTGCGGCCGGACCGGGCGACCGTCGAGCTGCGGGTGCGGCTCTACAACCGCAGCGAGCTCACGCAGACCTTCCTGTGGTGGGCGAACGTCGCCGCCCGCGTCCACGACGAGTACCAATCGTTCTTCCCCCGGGACGTCCGCGTGGTCGCCGACCACGCCAAGCGCGCCGTCACCGCGTTCCCGGCCGCCGACCGCCCGTACTACGGGATCGACTACCCGGCCCGGCGCGCGACCGGCGGCGACCGCCTCGACTGGTACCGCAACATCCCCGTCCCCACGTCGTACATGTGCGGCAGCCGCGAGGGCTTCTTCGGCGGGTACGACCACGCCGCACGGGCCGGGTTCGTGCACGTCGCCGACCCGTACACCGCCGTCGGCAAGAAGCAGTGGACGTGGGGCAACGCCGCGTTCGGGCACGCGTGGGACCGCAACCTCAGCGACGACGGCGCCGCCTACGTCGAGCTGATGGCCGGGGTGTTCACCGACAACCAGCCCGACTTCTCGTTCATCGCACCGGGCGAGACGAAGGTGTTCTCGCAGGTCTGGTACCCGATCCAGGAGATCGGCCCGGTGCACGCCGCCACCGTCGACGCCGCGGTGCGGGTGGACGTCGAGCCGGACGGCGTGCGGGTCGGGCTCGCGGTGACGGCGGAGCGGCCGGGTTGCCGGATCCGCCTGGAGGACGCGTCGGGCGCCGTGCTGGCCGAGGTCGGCGCGGACGTCGCTCCCGGGGCGCCGCACCGCTCGCGGATCGCCCTGGACGTGCCCGAGCGGCTCCTGCTGCGGGTGCTGCACGGTGACGCGGAGCTCGTCACCTGGGACTCGCGGGTGCCGGACGCCCCGGACGTCGTCCCGGCCACCGAGCCCCCTGCGCCGCAGGACGTGGCGTCGGTCGAGGAGCTCGCGCTGATCGGCGCCCACCTGGAGCAGTACCGGCACGCCACCCGCTCGCCCGAGCCGTACTGGCGCGAGGCCATCCGGCGCGACCCCGGGCACCTGGCGAGCTGCGTCGGGCTGGCCGGCCGGGCGTACCGGCGTGCGGAGTTCGCCGAGGCCGAGGCGCTGCTGACCGCGGCCGTCGACCGGCTCACGGCGCTCAACGCGAACCCCGCCGACACCACGGCGCTCTACCTGCTCGGGCTGGTGCTCGAGCGGCAGGGCCGCGCCGGCGAGGCGTACGCCCGGTACGCGGCGGCGTCGTGGGCGCGGGCCTGGCGCGCGCCCGCCGGCTACCGGATGGCCCGGCTCGACGCCGCCGAAGGCCGCGACGCCGCCGCGCTCGACCGCCTGGCGGACGTCCGGCGCGCCGAGCCGGAGCACCTGCAGGCCCGCGCGCTCACGGCGCTGCTGCTGCGCCGCACCGGCCGCCACGAGGAGGCGGACGCGCTCGTCCGCGACACGCTCGCGCTCGACCCCCTCGACTGGTGGAGCCGCGACCTCGCCGGCCACCCGCTCACCACCGACGCCCAGACCTGCCTGGACGTCGCGCTCGAGTACGCGGGCGTCGGTGAGACCGAGGCCGCGCTGCGCGTGCTCGGCGTCGCCGCGGAACGCGAGGCCCATCGCCCGCTCGGGCAGACCGCGGCCGGCCCGCTGATCGAGTACCACCGCGGCGACCTGGGGGAGGATGTCACCGGTACCGCGGACGCGACCTGGTGTTTCCCGTCCCGCCTCGACGACGTCGCCGTGCTGGAGCGCGCGGATCCCGCCGACGCGCGCGCCCTCGCCCTGCTCGGCCACTGGCGCTACGCGGTGGGCCGCCCCGCCGACGCGATCGCGGCCTGGCGGGCGAGCGCATCGCTGGACCCGTCCGACCCCGTGGTGTGGCGCAACCTCGGCCTCGCGGCCTGGAACCACCTCGGCGACGCCGACGAGGCGCGCGCCGCGTACGACCGCGCGCTCGCGGTCGCCGGACCCGATGCCCGGCTCGTCTTCGAGAGCGACCAGCTCGACGCCCGGCGCGGCGTGCCGCCGGAGCGGCGGCTGGACCGGCTGCAGGACGTGCGCGGGCTCGTCGAGACCCGCGACGACGCCACCGTCGCGCTGGCGCACCTGCTGCTCACGGCCGGCCGGCTGGAAGAGGCGCGTGCGCTGCTGCTCGGCCGCACGTTCCAGCCGTGGGAGGGCGGCGAGGGCGAGGTGCTGCGGGCGTGGGACCGGCTGTGCCGGCTGGCGGCTGCCCGCCCCGGCGCGAGCGCGGTGGCGGCGATCGACGCCGCGCTCGACCCGCCCGCCTCCCTCGGCGAGGCCCGCCACCCCCTGGCCAGCACCGCCGCCCTGCAGTTGCTGCGCGGAGACGCCCTCGCCGCTGCGGGGGACGCCGACGCCGCGCGCGCCGCGTGGGAGCTCGCCGCCCGCGACGGTGACTTCCTCGCCATGTCCGCCGACCCGCACTCCGAGGCCACCTACTCCTCTGTGCTCGCCCTGCGCCGGCTCGGTCGCGACGCCGAGGCCGTGCGCCGCACGGACTCGTTGCGCCTGTGGGTCGACGCCCTCGACGCCGCGCCGGCGACCGTCGACTACTTCGCGACGTCGCTGCCGTCGATGCTGCTGTTCGCCGAGGATCCGACGCAGGCGCGCCGGCGTCGCGTGGAGTTCCTCCGCGCGCAGCTCGACGTCCTCGACGGCGCCCCCGACCGGGCCCGCGCGCGCCTCGACGTGCTGCTCCACGACGACCCGCACCACCTGGAGGCGCTGGAGCTCGCCGGCGCCCTGCACCCCCTCCTGGAGGAGGCCAGATGA
- a CDS encoding ABC transporter ATP-binding protein: protein MIKLEGVGKSYRAGEAEVRALHGIELTVDEGDFVAIMGPSGSGKSTMMNILGCLDVPTEGRYLLDGIDVSGMSDDELAAIRNRKIGLVFQSYNLLPRTTALDNVELPLVYGNHRARRSRALRALEEVGLADRATHLPNQLSGGQQQRVAIARALVTRPTMLLADEPTGNLDTGASHEIAEMLGRLSDAGRTVVLITHEEEIAAYARRVVRLRDGRIVSDDRTDFADVSRDVTREIPAFEEPAEAGA from the coding sequence ATGATCAAGCTCGAGGGTGTCGGCAAGAGCTACCGTGCCGGGGAGGCCGAGGTACGCGCGCTCCACGGCATCGAGCTCACCGTCGACGAGGGCGACTTCGTGGCGATCATGGGTCCGTCCGGGTCCGGCAAGAGCACGATGATGAACATCCTCGGCTGCCTCGACGTCCCGACCGAGGGTCGCTACCTGCTCGACGGGATCGACGTCTCGGGGATGAGCGACGACGAGCTCGCCGCGATCCGCAACCGCAAGATCGGGCTCGTCTTCCAGTCGTACAACCTCCTGCCGCGAACCACGGCGCTGGACAACGTCGAGCTGCCGCTGGTGTACGGCAACCACCGGGCGCGCAGGAGCCGGGCCCTGCGGGCGCTGGAGGAGGTCGGGCTCGCCGACCGCGCCACCCACCTGCCCAACCAGCTCTCCGGCGGGCAGCAGCAGCGGGTGGCCATCGCCCGCGCGCTGGTCACGCGCCCGACCATGCTCCTGGCCGACGAACCGACCGGGAACCTCGACACCGGGGCCAGCCACGAGATCGCCGAGATGCTGGGGCGGCTGTCAGATGCCGGCCGGACCGTCGTGCTCATCACGCACGAGGAGGAGATCGCCGCGTACGCCCGCCGCGTGGTGCGGCTGCGCGACGGGCGGATCGTCAGCGACGACCGCACCGACTTCGCCGACGTCTCGCGGGATGTCACCCGCGAGATCCCGGCGTTCGAGGAGCCGGCGGAGGCCGGCGCATGA
- a CDS encoding ABC transporter permease: MTLRLAIVMAWRGLRANGLRSLLTMLGIMIGVAAVILLVALGNGTSARLNSQLEALGTNLIGVFQARGSVSEGGQSQPLTDRDVEALRESNETPRFVTVTPVKQASAVLKGQYGTWRTSIVGSSQDYPAALNRTIEAGKFFTESQVRTRARVVVLGPHPVRELFAGIPATALGQQVRIGSQTFEVVGVLEPNGQQDDVAVMPITAARTYLVDGGADDRVDQVVVQATGQDAVPAAMTKITRVLMKSHRIDDPTQKDFEVRSNLDLLEQYGEVTAVFTIFLASIAAIALLVGGIGVMNIMLVTVTERTREIGLRKALGARRRTVLEQFLVESTVLSGIGGSVGVVLGVGLCLLGEWFGAAFGDFAPPQLSIPSVFLAFSVSLCIGLFFGAYPAKRAARLRPIEALRYE; the protein is encoded by the coding sequence ATGACGCTCCGCCTGGCGATCGTCATGGCGTGGCGCGGCCTGCGCGCCAACGGCCTGCGGTCGCTGCTGACCATGCTCGGGATCATGATCGGCGTCGCCGCGGTCATCCTGCTCGTCGCGCTCGGCAACGGCACGTCCGCGCGGCTGAACTCCCAGCTGGAGGCGCTGGGCACGAACCTGATCGGCGTCTTCCAGGCCAGGGGCAGCGTGTCGGAGGGCGGTCAGAGCCAACCGCTCACGGACCGGGACGTCGAGGCGTTGCGCGAGTCCAACGAGACCCCGCGGTTCGTCACGGTGACGCCGGTGAAGCAGGCGAGCGCCGTTCTGAAAGGGCAGTACGGCACCTGGCGCACCAGCATCGTCGGCTCGTCGCAGGACTACCCCGCCGCGCTCAACCGGACGATCGAAGCCGGGAAGTTCTTCACCGAGTCCCAGGTCCGCACCCGCGCGCGCGTGGTGGTGCTCGGACCCCACCCGGTCCGGGAGCTCTTCGCAGGCATCCCCGCGACGGCGCTCGGCCAGCAGGTGCGCATCGGGTCGCAGACGTTCGAGGTCGTGGGCGTGCTGGAGCCCAACGGGCAGCAGGACGACGTCGCGGTCATGCCGATCACGGCGGCGCGCACCTACCTGGTCGACGGCGGGGCGGACGACCGCGTGGACCAGGTCGTGGTGCAGGCCACCGGCCAGGACGCCGTGCCCGCGGCGATGACCAAGATCACCCGGGTCCTCATGAAGTCCCACCGGATCGACGACCCCACCCAGAAGGACTTCGAGGTCCGCTCGAACCTCGACCTCCTCGAGCAGTACGGCGAGGTCACCGCGGTCTTCACGATCTTCCTCGCATCCATCGCCGCGATCGCGCTGCTCGTCGGCGGGATCGGCGTCATGAACATCATGCTGGTGACGGTCACCGAGCGGACCCGGGAGATCGGTCTCCGCAAGGCGCTCGGTGCCCGGCGCCGGACCGTGCTCGAACAGTTCCTCGTCGAGTCGACCGTGCTGTCGGGTATCGGCGGATCGGTCGGTGTCGTCCTCGGGGTGGGGCTGTGCCTGCTCGGCGAGTGGTTCGGCGCCGCGTTCGGCGACTTCGCCCCGCCCCAGCTGTCGATCCCGTCGGTGTTCCTCGCGTTCAGCGTCAGCCTCTGCATCGGCCTGTTCTTCGGGGCGTATCCCGCGAAGCGGGCCGCCCGACTCCGCCCCATCGAAGCGTTGAGGTACGAATGA
- a CDS encoding biotin/lipoyl-binding protein, translating into MTTRTAVRRLAAAALVLLLAGCTSAESEPLTVKVTRTSVTSTVTATGSLQAITEQNVGFPEGGKLVEVNVAVGQQVEPGQILARLDDFSARQDLAAAEAQLAQEQAVLARIRGGNQVNAAEDDVERAGAVLKATKERAEAVDDANASAVEEAERQLELDKEVLHDTKARTRGHRRSCTAADRRAAERDDGRDEPLIPLSGRGRQAEDCDVAAEKEAEVEQAERQVRASEAALERAENQRRVDRAEQDLAIENARRELEAAKNEAEGARGDRPHDIDEQAAVVAQLQAEVDLARRTVEDTILRSPVAGKVASINGVVGEFLGGGSGTTPLAPGGTVPLPERGSAVSSSEQAGNENERPGGSAFIVLGDVQSFRIVAPFAETDAALVQPNQAVEATFDAIPDLTRSGRVASIAPTATDIRGVTSYYAVIVLNELDPRLRDGLTASANVVVDHRDDTLAIPNGALMQSGGSGIVTVLEPDGAQRQVQVELGLAGDSVTQVVGGLREGQQVLVAPGG; encoded by the coding sequence ATGACCACCCGAACCGCCGTCCGTCGCCTCGCCGCCGCGGCACTCGTGCTGCTGCTGGCCGGGTGTACCAGTGCGGAGTCCGAACCGCTCACGGTGAAGGTGACCCGGACGAGCGTGACGTCGACCGTCACCGCCACCGGTTCCCTGCAGGCCATCACGGAGCAGAACGTCGGATTCCCCGAAGGCGGCAAGCTCGTGGAGGTCAACGTCGCCGTCGGGCAGCAGGTCGAGCCGGGGCAGATCCTGGCCCGGCTCGACGACTTCTCGGCGCGCCAGGACCTCGCGGCGGCCGAGGCGCAGCTGGCGCAGGAGCAGGCGGTGCTGGCCCGGATCCGGGGCGGGAACCAGGTGAACGCCGCGGAGGACGACGTCGAACGGGCGGGCGCGGTCCTGAAGGCCACGAAGGAACGGGCCGAGGCGGTCGACGACGCCAACGCGTCGGCCGTCGAGGAGGCGGAGCGGCAGCTGGAGCTCGACAAGGAGGTCCTGCACGACACCAAGGCCCGGACCCGGGGGCACCGGCGCTCGTGCACCGCCGCTGACCGCAGGGCCGCCGAGCGGGACGACGGACGGGACGAGCCGCTCATCCCGCTCTCCGGGCGGGGCAGGCAGGCCGAGGACTGCGATGTCGCCGCGGAGAAGGAAGCCGAGGTCGAGCAGGCCGAGCGCCAGGTGCGCGCCAGCGAGGCGGCCCTCGAGAGGGCCGAGAACCAGCGGCGGGTCGACCGGGCCGAGCAGGACCTGGCGATCGAGAACGCCCGCCGCGAGCTGGAGGCCGCGAAGAACGAGGCAGAAGGCGCCCGCGGCGACCGCCCGCACGACATCGACGAGCAGGCCGCGGTGGTCGCGCAGCTGCAGGCCGAGGTCGACCTGGCACGGCGCACGGTGGAGGACACGATCCTGCGCTCGCCCGTCGCAGGCAAGGTCGCGAGCATCAACGGTGTGGTCGGCGAGTTCCTCGGCGGCGGCTCGGGAACCACCCCGCTCGCGCCGGGCGGCACCGTCCCGCTGCCGGAGCGCGGCTCCGCGGTGTCGTCGAGCGAACAGGCCGGCAACGAGAACGAGCGGCCCGGCGGCTCGGCGTTCATCGTGCTCGGCGACGTCCAGAGCTTCCGGATCGTCGCGCCGTTCGCCGAGACCGACGCGGCGCTCGTCCAGCCGAACCAGGCGGTCGAGGCGACCTTCGACGCCATCCCCGACCTGACCCGATCCGGCAGGGTCGCGAGCATCGCGCCGACCGCCACGGACATCCGGGGCGTCACGAGCTACTACGCCGTGATCGTGCTCAACGAGCTCGACCCCCGGCTGAGGGACGGCCTGACGGCGTCCGCCAACGTCGTGGTGGACCACCGTGACGACACCCTCGCCATACCGAACGGCGCGCTCATGCAGAGCGGGGGCAGCGGCATCGTCACGGTGCTGGAGCCCGACGGCGCGCAGCGGCAGGTCCAGGTCGAGCTCGGCCTCGCGGGCGACAGCGTCACGCAGGTCGTCGGCGGGCTGCGCGAGGGCCAACAGGTCCTGGTCGCGCCCGGCGGGTGA